The Nitrospirota bacterium genome includes a window with the following:
- a CDS encoding type IV pilus twitching motility protein PilT → MDISKLLTFAAKEGASDCHISAGEPPMIRLNGDLKKLDHPPLTTEETHSLIYDMMSDTQRKNFEEKRECDFSFELGDIARFRVNVFVQTRGLGAVFRNIPTEIIPLEKLGMPPIVRQLCDREKGLILVTGPTGSGKSTTLAAMVDYLNNTFEGHILTIEDPVEFVHKTKKCLVNQRELGVHTMSFANALKSALREDPDIILVGEMRDLETIQLALTAAETGHLVFGTLHTSSAPKTIDRIIDAFPPNQQSQIRTQIAEALEAVITQTLLKKKSGGRVAALEIMVATTAVRNLIREGKLHQIPGTMQASQKDGMQTMDMALVDLVTRGIVTKAEAQSRSMNPNLFAPALGGAA, encoded by the coding sequence ATGGATATTTCCAAGCTCCTGACCTTCGCGGCCAAAGAAGGCGCGTCGGATTGCCACATCAGCGCCGGGGAGCCCCCGATGATCCGCCTGAACGGGGACCTTAAGAAGCTCGACCATCCTCCCCTGACCACGGAAGAAACCCATTCGCTCATCTACGACATGATGAGCGATACCCAACGGAAAAATTTCGAGGAAAAACGCGAATGCGACTTCTCATTCGAACTAGGCGACATCGCCAGATTCCGCGTCAATGTCTTTGTCCAAACCCGCGGACTGGGCGCCGTCTTCCGCAATATTCCCACTGAAATCATTCCGCTGGAGAAGCTCGGCATGCCGCCGATCGTGCGCCAGCTCTGCGATCGCGAAAAGGGACTGATCCTGGTCACCGGCCCGACCGGCTCCGGCAAATCGACGACACTGGCCGCCATGGTCGATTACTTGAACAACACCTTCGAAGGCCACATCCTCACCATCGAAGATCCGGTCGAGTTCGTCCATAAGACAAAAAAGTGCCTGGTCAACCAGCGGGAGCTGGGGGTCCATACCATGTCCTTCGCCAATGCGCTGAAGTCCGCGCTCCGCGAAGACCCGGACATCATCCTCGTGGGAGAAATGCGTGACCTGGAAACCATCCAGCTCGCGCTGACCGCCGCGGAAACTGGCCATTTGGTTTTCGGCACACTCCACACCTCCAGCGCGCCGAAAACCATCGACCGCATCATCGACGCCTTTCCTCCGAACCAGCAATCCCAGATTCGCACGCAAATCGCCGAAGCCCTGGAAGCCGTCATCACACAGACCCTGCTGAAGAAAAAATCAGGCGGCCGTGTCGCGGCGCTCGAGATCATGGTCGCCACGACCGCCGTCAGGAATCTCATCCGGGAAGGCAAGCTCCACCAGATTCCCGGCACCATGCAGGCCAGCCAGAAGGACGGTATGCAAACGATGGACATGGCGCTGGTCGATTTAGTGACCCGTGGCATCGTCACCAAAGCAGAAGCCCAATCGCGCAGCATGAATCCCAACCTGTTCGCGCCAGCGCTGGGCGGCGCAGCCTAA
- a CDS encoding transglycosylase SLT domain-containing protein, with translation MNIINRPYDTDSLRASTIPFKPGQAILPMALLLGLCVSFTTPIMVAQAAAPSEPATVGSLPLLDENAVAEDDPDDNLVPLDTEGPAQETTNSHTTTTSSVPRTEDLLQLNQAGNSPATARFSDALNPPAELGLTQDSPRSATAEYTAYDMPIVMDPSVQAHIRYFNTGIHDRFEQWLFRLSRYRPIVDKIFTEFHLPSDLVYLSLVESGFNPYAFSRAKATGPWQFMKGTAKAYGLRVDNYVDERRDPIKSTVAAARYLRDLYDLFGAWPLAMAAYNAGEGKVMRALHTAQAESFSEISQTRLIRRETKEYVPRFMAATIIARNPDRYGFSQEAAEPHQFDEAIISRTVHFRAIANATGIPYEELRLLNPELRRDATPPGNETYHLKVPVGMKAKVEQLQDRIPAYKFPQLPEKTQVAAAASSHWYKVRVGDTLGKVSKRFRIPVKTLKTKNNLSSPNIRPGDFLVISR, from the coding sequence ATGAATATCATAAACCGCCCATACGATACCGATAGCCTCCGCGCTTCGACCATACCGTTCAAACCGGGACAGGCCATCCTCCCGATGGCGCTCCTCCTTGGACTGTGCGTCAGCTTCACCACCCCTATTATGGTGGCGCAGGCTGCAGCCCCGTCCGAACCAGCCACGGTTGGCTCCTTGCCTCTTCTGGACGAAAACGCAGTGGCGGAAGACGACCCGGATGATAATCTGGTCCCGCTCGACACAGAAGGACCGGCCCAGGAGACAACCAACTCTCATACCACAACCACCAGCAGCGTCCCCCGGACCGAAGACCTCTTACAGCTGAACCAAGCGGGAAACTCCCCTGCGACCGCGCGATTCTCGGACGCCTTGAACCCTCCGGCTGAACTGGGCCTGACCCAGGACTCGCCTCGGAGCGCGACCGCGGAATACACCGCCTACGATATGCCAATCGTCATGGATCCCTCCGTCCAGGCTCACATCCGCTACTTCAATACAGGCATCCACGATCGCTTTGAACAATGGCTCTTCCGGCTCAGCCGCTACCGGCCGATTGTCGACAAAATCTTCACGGAGTTTCATCTCCCCAGCGATCTGGTCTACCTCTCGCTAGTAGAAAGCGGCTTCAATCCCTACGCCTTCTCACGGGCCAAGGCCACGGGGCCCTGGCAGTTCATGAAGGGCACGGCCAAGGCCTACGGCCTCCGCGTCGATAACTACGTGGATGAACGCCGTGACCCCATCAAGTCGACGGTCGCGGCCGCCCGCTACCTCCGGGACCTCTACGACCTCTTCGGCGCCTGGCCCCTCGCGATGGCCGCCTACAATGCCGGCGAAGGCAAAGTGATGCGCGCCCTCCATACGGCCCAAGCTGAAAGTTTTTCCGAGATTTCCCAGACACGATTGATCCGGCGGGAGACGAAGGAATATGTGCCGCGGTTCATGGCCGCCACGATCATTGCGCGGAACCCCGATCGATACGGGTTCTCTCAGGAAGCGGCCGAGCCGCATCAATTCGATGAGGCGATCATCAGCCGAACCGTCCATTTCCGCGCGATCGCCAATGCCACCGGCATTCCCTATGAAGAACTCCGGCTCCTCAATCCTGAGCTACGGCGAGACGCCACCCCCCCGGGCAACGAGACCTATCATCTCAAGGTGCCGGTGGGCATGAAAGCGAAAGTCGAGCAGCTGCAGGACCGCATTCCGGCCTATAAGTTCCCACAACTTCCGGAGAAGACGCAGGTTGCAGCAGCCGCCTCGTCACATTGGTATAAAGTGCGCGTGGGAGACACGCTGGGAAAAGTATCAAAGCGGTTTCGCATTCCCGTCAAGACGCTCAAGACCAAGAACAATCTCTCCAGTCCGAACATCCGACCGGGCGATTTCCTCGTCATTAGCCGCTAA
- a CDS encoding alanine--glyoxylate aminotransferase family protein: MLKRYLLAPGPTPVPPEVLLAMARPMFHHRAPEFDKVFAEVRDGLKWLFQTKNNVLMLAASGTGGMEGSVSNFLSPGDHALTINGGKFGERWTKLCKTFGAEVTEIKVEWGHAVDPQLVADALKKDPSIKAVYVQASETSTGVSHDIKALAAIVKPYSDTILVVDAITALGVFDIKTDEWGLDVVITGSQKALMLPPGLAFVSVSDKAWKLADKAKNTAFYFNFKKEHENQQKNQTAYTPAVSLIVGLQEVLKMMKAEGLEGLFGRQAMLAKAMREGLQGAGLALFPKESPSDALTAVLAPEGVDGQAIYKNLRVQYGITAAGGQDHLKGKIFRLSHMGYMDRFDIIIAVAAVEMVLKGLGHPVKLGSGVAKAQEILLA; this comes from the coding sequence ATGCTGAAGCGGTATTTGCTGGCCCCCGGTCCGACGCCTGTGCCACCAGAAGTCTTGCTGGCCATGGCGCGGCCCATGTTCCATCACCGTGCTCCTGAGTTCGACAAGGTGTTTGCGGAAGTCCGTGATGGACTCAAGTGGTTGTTCCAAACGAAAAATAACGTGCTTATGCTGGCGGCATCCGGAACCGGAGGCATGGAAGGCTCGGTCTCGAACTTTCTTTCTCCTGGCGACCATGCCCTGACCATTAACGGGGGCAAGTTCGGCGAGCGCTGGACCAAGCTCTGTAAGACGTTCGGCGCCGAAGTAACCGAGATTAAGGTGGAATGGGGCCATGCCGTCGATCCACAATTGGTGGCCGATGCCCTCAAGAAGGATCCCTCCATCAAAGCGGTGTATGTGCAGGCGAGCGAGACTTCCACCGGCGTGTCGCACGACATTAAGGCGTTGGCCGCGATCGTGAAGCCCTATAGCGACACCATTCTTGTGGTGGATGCCATTACCGCCCTTGGCGTGTTCGACATCAAGACCGATGAGTGGGGGCTCGATGTCGTGATTACCGGGTCGCAAAAGGCCTTGATGCTGCCGCCTGGTCTGGCCTTTGTCAGCGTCAGCGATAAGGCTTGGAAGCTGGCGGACAAAGCGAAGAACACGGCGTTTTATTTCAATTTCAAAAAAGAGCACGAGAATCAGCAGAAGAATCAAACGGCCTATACGCCGGCCGTTTCCCTCATCGTCGGCTTGCAGGAAGTGCTGAAGATGATGAAGGCGGAGGGGCTCGAGGGGTTGTTCGGCCGCCAAGCCATGCTGGCGAAGGCCATGCGCGAAGGGTTGCAGGGTGCCGGGTTGGCGCTGTTTCCGAAGGAATCGCCCAGCGATGCTTTGACCGCGGTTCTCGCGCCGGAAGGCGTGGACGGGCAGGCTATCTACAAGAATTTGCGTGTGCAGTACGGCATTACGGCGGCCGGTGGGCAAGACCACTTGAAGGGGAAGATTTTCCGGCTCTCCCACATGGGGTACATGGACCGTTTCGATATCATCATCGCTGTGGCCGCGGTTGAAATGGTGCTCAAGGGGTTGGGGCATCCCGTGAAGCTTGGGAGCGGTGTGGCAAAGGCGCAAGAAATTCTCTTGGCGTAG
- a CDS encoding PilT/PilU family type 4a pilus ATPase has translation MDVRSLLKVMVDQEASDLYLTVESPPAYRVHGATQLTDAPPFTNEQLEALALALMRGQQRQEFEEKMEMNLALYYKELGRFRVNIFRQRGNVGLVFRHIKAEIQTADQLGLPQIVKDIAMTKRGLVLVAGSTGSGKSTTLAAMIDHRNATHPGHIVTVEDPIEFVHSHKRSIITQREVGFDTLSFQSALRNTLRQAPDVILIGEIRDTETMEAAITFAETGHLCIGTLHSNNANQAIERIMNFFPVERHAQIYLQLSLNLRAIISQRLVPSMDGKRAPALEIMLDTPRIKDLIKKAEVDSLKEAMEQGVDEGCQTFDYVLFQLYKDERITLEQALINADSANNLRLKIKLEGLKGDDAVNALLDKKSGDPTNSAFKIQGGAPGNVAPLRKV, from the coding sequence ATGGACGTTCGCAGTCTTTTGAAAGTCATGGTGGACCAGGAAGCGTCAGACCTCTACCTGACAGTCGAGTCGCCTCCCGCCTATCGTGTCCACGGCGCGACGCAGCTCACCGACGCGCCGCCGTTCACCAACGAACAACTCGAAGCCCTCGCCCTGGCGCTGATGCGCGGCCAGCAGCGCCAGGAGTTCGAGGAAAAGATGGAAATGAACCTGGCCCTCTACTACAAAGAGCTGGGCCGGTTCCGCGTCAATATTTTCCGGCAGCGAGGGAACGTCGGCCTGGTTTTCCGGCACATCAAAGCCGAAATCCAGACCGCCGACCAACTGGGCCTGCCTCAAATCGTGAAAGACATCGCGATGACGAAGCGCGGGTTGGTGCTCGTGGCCGGATCCACCGGCTCAGGAAAATCCACCACCCTCGCCGCCATGATCGACCACCGCAATGCCACCCATCCAGGCCATATCGTGACCGTGGAAGATCCGATCGAGTTCGTCCACAGCCATAAGCGCTCCATCATCACACAGCGAGAAGTGGGCTTCGACACCCTCTCCTTTCAAAGTGCCCTCAGAAATACGCTGCGGCAGGCGCCGGATGTGATCCTGATCGGTGAAATCCGGGACACGGAAACGATGGAAGCTGCGATCACTTTTGCAGAAACCGGACACCTCTGCATCGGTACGCTCCATTCGAACAACGCGAATCAGGCCATCGAACGCATCATGAACTTTTTCCCGGTGGAGCGGCATGCACAAATCTATCTTCAGTTGTCGCTCAATCTCCGCGCCATCATCTCGCAGCGGCTCGTGCCGTCTATGGATGGGAAGCGGGCCCCGGCGCTGGAGATCATGCTCGACACACCCCGCATCAAGGATTTGATCAAAAAAGCCGAGGTCGATTCGCTCAAGGAAGCGATGGAGCAAGGAGTGGACGAAGGATGTCAGACGTTCGACTACGTCCTGTTCCAACTCTATAAGGACGAGCGGATCACGCTGGAGCAGGCCTTGATCAACGCCGATAGCGCCAACAATCTCAGGCTCAAGATCAAGCTGGAAGGTCTCAAAGGGGATGATGCGGTCAACGCGCTGCTCGACAAAAAATCCGGCGATCCCACGAACAGCGCCTTTAAAATCCAGGGGGGAGCCCCGGGAAACGTCGCGCCTCTCCGCAAAGTCTAA
- a CDS encoding response regulator transcription factor translates to MQGVAQPITVLLVDDHEVVRMGLQSLFKRVGGIVVVGEAGTGREAVEAVRRLTPAVVLLDLRLPDANGIEVCREILEIVPACKVLFLTSYVDEEAAMATILAGAKGYLLKDVLGEELVRAIEQVAAGQSVLDPALTARVLALLQSPNVSAGPNPPHPLSLQEQQMMTLIVEGKTNKDIGVALGLSDKTVRNLLTSVFKKLGARRRSQAAVVYSKQYSSSIPD, encoded by the coding sequence ATGCAGGGTGTAGCGCAGCCGATTACGGTTCTTCTTGTCGATGACCACGAAGTGGTCCGGATGGGCCTGCAGTCGCTCTTTAAACGGGTCGGCGGAATTGTCGTGGTCGGCGAGGCCGGCACCGGGCGGGAAGCGGTGGAGGCCGTTCGCCGGTTGACCCCCGCGGTCGTGCTGCTGGACTTGCGCCTTCCTGATGCCAATGGGATCGAGGTCTGCCGGGAAATTCTGGAAATCGTTCCGGCCTGCAAGGTATTGTTTCTTACCTCCTATGTCGATGAGGAAGCCGCCATGGCGACCATTCTGGCCGGTGCGAAGGGGTATCTGCTGAAAGACGTGCTTGGGGAAGAATTGGTCCGCGCCATTGAACAAGTCGCGGCGGGCCAGTCCGTGTTGGACCCGGCGCTCACCGCGCGGGTGCTGGCCTTGTTGCAATCGCCTAATGTCTCCGCCGGCCCGAATCCTCCGCATCCGCTGTCTTTGCAGGAACAGCAGATGATGACGTTGATCGTCGAGGGAAAGACCAACAAAGACATCGGCGTGGCGTTGGGATTGAGCGACAAAACCGTCAGGAATTTACTGACCTCCGTGTTCAAGAAGCTCGGTGCCAGGCGCCGTTCCCAGGCCGCGGTGGTATATAGCAAGCAGTACTCCTCTTCGATTCCCGACTAG
- the bioF gene encoding 8-amino-7-oxononanoate synthase, whose translation MFKQQLDEFAAKHLTRRLTPLQSGVGPVVEMAGRQILLFASNDYLGLAMHPEVIQASVEATQRFGAGAGAARLVSGSLPPHQELEDALAQFKGTEAALTFSSGYLANIGAIPALIGRNGLILADRLCHASLLDGCRLSAADFRVYRHNDTEQLQSLLAARRQARRTLIVTDGLFSMDGDLAPLPELSRLAQTYGADLYVDDAHGTGVMGEHGRGTAEHFGLETSIPFQMGTLGKAFGSSGAYLAGSSTVIQYLMNTSRSFIFTTAPPPGSAAAATAALRIVQREPERRARLWANRDRLFTGLTELGFNLPPSVSPIIPILVGNADRALSFAEHLFAEGIYAPAIRPPTVPDATSRIRVTVTSEHSPSHIDQALASFQRAGQASKLI comes from the coding sequence ATGTTTAAACAGCAGCTGGACGAATTCGCCGCGAAACATCTCACCAGACGGCTCACGCCGCTCCAGTCAGGCGTCGGCCCGGTGGTGGAGATGGCAGGACGTCAGATCCTCCTCTTCGCCTCCAACGACTACTTAGGGCTGGCCATGCACCCGGAGGTCATTCAGGCTTCCGTCGAAGCGACACAACGGTTTGGCGCGGGCGCGGGCGCCGCACGGTTGGTCTCAGGCTCCTTGCCCCCGCACCAGGAACTGGAAGATGCGCTGGCCCAATTCAAAGGGACCGAAGCAGCCCTGACCTTTAGCTCCGGCTACCTGGCCAACATCGGCGCCATCCCTGCACTGATCGGACGAAACGGATTGATCCTGGCCGATCGCCTCTGCCATGCCAGCTTGCTCGACGGCTGCCGTCTGAGCGCAGCGGACTTTCGAGTCTATCGCCACAACGATACCGAACAGCTACAGTCCCTGCTGGCCGCACGACGCCAGGCACGGCGCACGCTAATCGTGACCGACGGCCTCTTCAGTATGGACGGAGACCTCGCCCCCTTGCCGGAACTCAGCCGGTTAGCCCAGACCTATGGAGCAGACCTCTACGTCGATGATGCTCATGGCACAGGCGTGATGGGAGAGCATGGGCGAGGTACGGCGGAACACTTCGGTCTTGAGACCAGCATCCCCTTTCAGATGGGAACCTTGGGCAAGGCCTTCGGTAGCAGCGGCGCCTACCTCGCCGGCTCCTCGACGGTGATCCAGTATCTGATGAATACGAGCCGGTCCTTCATCTTTACCACCGCGCCGCCGCCTGGTTCGGCTGCCGCAGCCACAGCAGCCCTCCGAATCGTCCAGCGGGAACCGGAACGGCGAGCGCGCCTCTGGGCCAACCGGGACCGGCTCTTCACGGGGCTGACAGAGTTGGGATTCAACCTCCCCCCCAGCGTCAGCCCGATTATCCCGATCCTCGTCGGCAATGCCGACCGAGCGCTCTCCTTTGCCGAACATCTGTTTGCGGAAGGCATCTATGCCCCGGCGATCCGCCCTCCCACCGTCCCGGACGCGACCAGCCGCATTCGTGTCACGGTGACCTCCGAGCACAGCCCTAGCCACATCGACCAGGCCCTGGCCTCGTTTCAACGGGCGGGACAGGCCTCGAAATTGATCTGA
- a CDS encoding MarR family winged helix-turn-helix transcriptional regulator: MAKLRVNNRKKTTSVLPSRQEAAALIAQLVSGLEKVGLAMKSRTWRREGRAGLGPLQRQVLTLLRSKPGQRARISTVANELAVRLPTASEVIATLEEKQLVRRRRDLSDGRVVLAQLTAKGNRSCAPSPGAPDRLGAATATLSSPEQVVLLTSLVKVIHSLQTQGEIAVARMCVSCQDFRPNQHANAERPHHCDSANASFGNCALRVDCKEYRQASVAQADETWANFTGSGTA; this comes from the coding sequence ATGGCCAAATTACGAGTGAATAATCGCAAGAAGACCACATCTGTGTTGCCCAGCCGACAGGAGGCTGCCGCCCTGATCGCGCAGTTGGTGTCCGGTCTGGAGAAAGTCGGGCTGGCGATGAAGAGCCGGACGTGGCGCCGCGAAGGTCGCGCCGGTCTTGGCCCGTTACAGCGGCAGGTCCTCACCCTGCTTCGCTCGAAGCCGGGGCAACGAGCCCGTATCTCTACCGTGGCGAATGAGTTGGCGGTCAGGCTCCCGACTGCGTCGGAGGTCATCGCCACGCTTGAAGAGAAACAGTTGGTTCGGCGGCGTCGAGACCTGAGCGATGGACGGGTTGTGCTGGCGCAATTGACGGCCAAAGGAAATCGGTCCTGTGCTCCCTCTCCCGGTGCGCCAGATCGGCTGGGAGCGGCAACGGCGACCCTCTCGTCGCCGGAGCAAGTGGTGCTCCTCACCTCCCTGGTGAAGGTGATTCACAGCCTCCAAACGCAGGGCGAGATTGCGGTCGCAAGGATGTGCGTGTCCTGTCAGGACTTCCGCCCCAATCAGCATGCCAATGCCGAGCGCCCGCATCATTGTGACTCGGCGAACGCTTCGTTCGGTAATTGCGCGCTGCGCGTCGATTGCAAGGAGTACAGGCAGGCTTCCGTTGCGCAGGCTGATGAGACCTGGGCCAATTTCACCGGTTCCGGTACGGCGTAA
- the serA gene encoding phosphoglycerate dehydrogenase: MKILISDSLSSQGVELLEKAGFTVVVKSKLSKEDLFKEIKDADGLIVRSGTKVTAELIDAAPQLKIVGRAGSGLDNVDTPAATRRGIVVMNTPGGNTVTTAEHTMSMICAMSRRIPQATASIKAGKWEKDKFMGVELYNKVLGIVGVGQIGSHLTKMAQGIGMSVVAYDPYLAEERAQKMGVTMLPLDELFKRADIISVHTPLTPETKGLINAKAISTMKPGVMIVNCARGGIIHEGDLVEALKTKRVAAAAFDVFEEEPVKADNPLLALDNFICTPHIGAQTAEAQENVAVGIAEQVVDYFTKGIARGAVNIPSVSPELLPRLQPFLSLAEQLGKLQTQLCEGGIERVTVEYSGEVASLSIAPLTIAVLKGLLSPIMQAPVNYVNAPIVAKERGIEVREVKSSDAGDFTSLIRVRVEAGKKSYQVAGTLYHKKDPRVVEIDQFNVEVVPEGHMLLILNVDRPGVIGMVGKVLGDSKINIVRMQCAIEKRGGNALLIIGSDTVFPDAVLNAIKSSKDILSVKVAALS; the protein is encoded by the coding sequence ATGAAAATTCTGATCAGCGATAGCCTTTCCAGTCAGGGTGTAGAGCTTCTTGAAAAAGCGGGATTTACCGTGGTGGTCAAATCCAAGCTCTCGAAGGAAGATTTGTTCAAGGAGATCAAGGATGCTGATGGCTTGATCGTCCGGTCCGGGACCAAGGTGACGGCAGAGTTGATCGACGCAGCTCCGCAATTGAAGATCGTCGGCCGGGCCGGGTCTGGATTGGACAATGTCGATACGCCAGCCGCCACCCGCCGTGGTATCGTGGTCATGAATACGCCGGGCGGCAATACCGTCACCACTGCCGAACATACCATGTCGATGATTTGCGCCATGAGCCGGCGCATTCCCCAAGCCACCGCCTCCATCAAGGCCGGCAAGTGGGAAAAAGACAAATTCATGGGGGTCGAACTCTACAATAAGGTGCTGGGCATCGTCGGCGTAGGGCAAATCGGCAGCCATCTGACGAAAATGGCGCAGGGGATCGGTATGAGCGTAGTCGCCTACGATCCCTATTTGGCCGAAGAGCGCGCGCAGAAGATGGGCGTCACCATGCTGCCGCTGGATGAACTCTTCAAGCGGGCCGACATTATCTCTGTGCACACGCCGTTGACCCCTGAGACCAAGGGCCTCATCAATGCGAAAGCGATTTCGACGATGAAGCCTGGCGTGATGATCGTGAATTGTGCCAGAGGCGGCATCATTCATGAGGGTGATTTGGTTGAGGCGTTGAAGACGAAGCGAGTGGCGGCCGCGGCCTTCGACGTATTCGAAGAGGAGCCTGTCAAGGCGGACAATCCGTTGCTGGCCCTGGATAACTTCATCTGCACCCCGCACATCGGAGCCCAGACGGCTGAAGCGCAAGAGAATGTGGCGGTCGGGATTGCGGAACAAGTCGTCGACTATTTCACCAAGGGCATTGCCCGCGGGGCGGTCAACATCCCCTCGGTTTCTCCGGAATTGCTCCCGCGGCTCCAGCCGTTCCTGTCCTTAGCCGAGCAGCTCGGAAAGTTGCAGACTCAGTTGTGTGAAGGCGGGATCGAACGAGTCACGGTTGAATACAGCGGAGAAGTGGCCAGTCTGTCGATTGCGCCGCTCACGATTGCCGTGCTGAAGGGCTTGCTGAGCCCGATCATGCAAGCGCCGGTGAATTACGTGAATGCGCCGATCGTTGCGAAGGAACGCGGGATCGAAGTGCGGGAAGTGAAGAGCTCGGATGCGGGCGATTTCACCAGCTTGATTCGCGTGCGAGTCGAGGCGGGGAAGAAGTCGTACCAGGTGGCTGGCACGCTCTATCATAAGAAAGATCCGCGCGTCGTTGAAATCGATCAGTTCAACGTCGAGGTGGTCCCAGAGGGGCACATGCTCCTGATCCTCAATGTCGATCGCCCCGGGGTGATCGGGATGGTGGGAAAGGTGCTCGGCGACAGCAAGATCAACATCGTCCGGATGCAATGCGCGATTGAGAAGCGGGGCGGGAACGCGTTGCTCATTATCGGCTCAGACACGGTGTTCCCGGATGCGGTGTTGAACGCCATCAAATCCAGCAAAGATATTCTCTCGGTCAAAGTCGCGGCCCTGTCCTAA
- a CDS encoding formylglycine-generating enzyme family protein has translation MRRWQIMWWMGIGLMAGILCPVVGEAVSSEASRGKDGAPMVLVPVGPFTMGSDEGLPNERPVHTVTLDAYYIDQYEVTLSLYRKFLESGKQASPPTWDDEAATTVGDRPAVGMSWSAASAYCQWAGKRLPTEAEWEKAARGTDGRRYPWGEMQPFVDIANYNRGMWVSEAVTLVSVTSGLEGMSVRHGLKGGGKSSFGLSHMAGNAAEWVADWYGRDYYQQSPEKNPPGSATGDKRVIRGGSWADLPAALRVTARLSAEPDFEDRTIGFRCAMNGSK, from the coding sequence ATGCGTAGATGGCAGATCATGTGGTGGATGGGGATCGGCCTCATGGCAGGAATTCTCTGTCCCGTGGTGGGAGAGGCGGTGTCGTCCGAAGCAAGCCGAGGGAAGGATGGTGCCCCGATGGTGCTCGTCCCTGTCGGTCCCTTCACCATGGGCAGCGACGAGGGCCTCCCGAACGAGCGGCCTGTACATACCGTGACGCTGGATGCCTATTACATCGATCAGTATGAAGTGACCCTTAGCCTCTATCGAAAGTTTTTAGAGTCGGGAAAACAGGCGTCTCCTCCGACCTGGGACGATGAGGCTGCGACGACGGTAGGGGATCGGCCGGCCGTCGGGATGAGCTGGAGCGCAGCTTCTGCCTATTGCCAATGGGCGGGGAAACGGCTGCCGACTGAGGCTGAGTGGGAGAAGGCGGCCAGGGGGACCGATGGACGCCGGTATCCCTGGGGAGAGATGCAGCCGTTCGTCGATATCGCCAACTACAATCGGGGTATGTGGGTGAGCGAAGCCGTCACGCTGGTTTCCGTCACTAGCGGGCTCGAGGGCATGAGCGTGCGGCATGGGCTCAAAGGGGGCGGGAAGAGCTCCTTCGGTCTCTCTCACATGGCGGGAAACGCGGCAGAATGGGTGGCAGACTGGTATGGGCGCGACTATTATCAGCAGAGTCCCGAGAAGAACCCGCCGGGCTCTGCCACTGGCGATAAACGCGTAATCCGAGGCGGGTCCTGGGCGGACTTGCCTGCTGCCTTGCGTGTGACGGCGCGGCTCTCAGCTGAGCCGGATTTCGAGGATCGGACGATTGGATTTCGTTGTGCGATGAATGGTTCGAAGTGA
- a CDS encoding tetratricopeptide repeat protein, whose product MSYHIKVPAKTLPVDEAHMLSSLDHALHRLQNYRRPLLVGLGVLLLAAAVVGGVFYVDRQSAQKAQELEREAMRFLTDPAVNDPQKMDQALKEAIARYRQVVDQYPRTPTAPLALYHLGNTLVQANDLGAAIEAYQRYLAFYGSNPSMAGLVQQRLAYAYLLKGERDQAVKALTAILETPGTLNRDQALFELARLEESQSRPEGALAHYQELIKTYPSSPFTSEATIRTKVMDVKKAQETTSVTAPVAPVSPSSPSAGKKKP is encoded by the coding sequence ATGAGCTACCATATCAAGGTCCCGGCAAAAACTCTTCCGGTCGATGAAGCCCACATGTTGAGCTCGCTCGACCATGCGCTGCACCGGCTACAGAATTATCGACGCCCCCTGCTGGTCGGTCTGGGCGTATTGCTGCTTGCGGCTGCCGTGGTGGGAGGGGTCTTCTATGTGGACCGCCAGTCCGCGCAGAAAGCGCAAGAACTCGAACGTGAGGCGATGCGCTTCTTGACCGATCCTGCAGTGAACGATCCTCAAAAGATGGATCAAGCGCTGAAGGAAGCGATTGCGCGGTACCGGCAAGTGGTCGATCAATATCCTCGAACCCCCACAGCGCCACTCGCGTTGTATCATTTGGGAAATACGTTGGTCCAGGCCAATGACCTGGGTGCGGCGATCGAGGCCTATCAACGCTATCTGGCATTCTACGGTTCGAATCCTTCCATGGCCGGGCTGGTGCAGCAACGTCTCGCCTATGCCTACTTGCTCAAGGGTGAGCGGGATCAGGCGGTCAAGGCGCTCACGGCCATTCTGGAGACGCCCGGCACATTGAACCGGGATCAGGCCCTGTTTGAATTGGCTCGGCTGGAAGAGTCTCAGTCTCGGCCTGAAGGGGCGCTCGCCCATTACCAGGAACTGATCAAGACCTATCCGAGTTCGCCATTTACCAGTGAAGCGACCATCCGGACCAAGGTTATGGACGTGAAGAAAGCGCAAGAAACGACGTCTGTCACAGCGCCAGTTGCCCCGGTTTCCCCCTCCTCCCCCTCAGCAGGCAAGAAGAAACCCTAG